Proteins from one Triticum aestivum cultivar Chinese Spring chromosome 7A, IWGSC CS RefSeq v2.1, whole genome shotgun sequence genomic window:
- the LOC123149491 gene encoding 50S ribosomal protein L35, chloroplastic: protein MAMSLSLARLALPPVLQALPGRRQAHSALAFPANSFFGAPLAVAAAGAAALSPAAPLPRSLAVVAAGKGYKMKTHKASAKRFRVTGTGKIVRRCAGKQHLLSKKNAKRRKRLSKTVQVNKSDYSNVMGALPYLKVNKKAG from the exons ATGGCCATGTCGCTCTCCCTCGCGCGCCTGGCCCTCCCGCCGGTCCTCCAGGCCCTCCCCGGCAGGAGGCAGGCCCACTCCGCCCTCGCCTTCCCGGCCAACTCATTCTTCGGCGCGCCGCTGGCcgtggccgccgccggcgccgccgcgctcTCCCCGGCGGCCCCGCTCCCGCGCtccctcgccgtcgtcgccgccgggaAGGGGTACAAGATGAAGACGCACAAG GCATCGGCGAAGCGGTTCAGGGTGACGGGCACCGGGAAGATCGTGCGGCGCTGCGCCGGGAAGCAGCATCTGCTCAGCAAGAAGAACGCCAAGCGCCGGAAGAGGCTCTCCAAGACG GTCCAAGTTAACAAGAGCGACTACAGCAACGTGATGGGTGCGCTGCCCTACCTCAAAGTGAACAAGAAAGCAGGCTGA
- the LOC123155016 gene encoding uncharacterized protein, with protein MVAPELKTIKIRGCWGMRRLRVVCARSRGMKKPSVEIEKDVWDALEWDGEVAPGHFETPLHSRYYKKKLPRVSVLR; from the exons ATGGTGGCACCGGAGCTCAAGACCATCAAGATCAGAGGATGCTGGGGCATGCGCCGGCTGCGGGTGGTGTGTGCCCGTAGCAGAGGCATGAAGAAGCCATCCGTTGAGATCGAGAAAGACGTCTGGGATGCGCTGGAGTGGGACGGGGAGGTGGCCCCTGGCCACTTCGAGACGCCGCTGCACTCACGCTACTACAAGAAGAAACTACCCAGGGTCTCCGTCCTCAG GTGA